In one window of Oryzias melastigma strain HK-1 unplaced genomic scaffold, ASM292280v2 sc00426, whole genome shotgun sequence DNA:
- the LOC112141332 gene encoding odorant receptor 131-2-like gives MNFSSVNDSLTETGKREQDFRAALVKNLIVSGLCISINYINSILVHTFRKHQILLSNPRYILFIHLVINDMIQLILSSVLFIMIQVVQTSVSVCLIFLMLAITTTYNTPLNLAVMAVECYIAVCMPLRHAQICTVRKTYVLIGLMWAVSGLSVLPDLLILVETKPLQYFYSTVLCFRDIVFSSQLSAEKRNISNAVSLVLVWFTLFFTYFRILFAAKGAAADNKKARNTILLHGFQLLLSMLNYVRPLFEQGLLLLWPNDYPHIAFASFTMVQILPRFVSPIIYGLRDKTFRKCARGYLLCECSSARASQDAATSTTKPTLKLKIFLHFLHRCAASQNTQQKAA, from the exons ATGAATTTCTCATCTGTCAACGACTCCTTAACGGAAACTGGGAAACGAGAGCAAGACTTCAGAGCTGCTCTGGTGAAAAACCTGATCGTGTCAGGTCTCTGCATCTCCATCAACTACATCAACAGCATTCTGGTCCACACCTTCAGAAAACACCAG ATCCTCCTCTCAAACCCTCGCTACATTCTCTTCATCCATCTAGTGATCAACGACATGATCCAGCTGATCCTGTCATCTGTCCTCTTCATCATGATACAAGTGGTGCAGACCTCGGTCTCTGTCTGCCTCATTTTCTTGATGCTCGCCATAACCACCACCTATAACACTCCGCTGAACTTGGCAGTCATGGCTGTGGAGTGCTACATCGCCGTCTGCATGCCTCTCCGTCATGCGCAGATCTGCACGGTCAGGAAAACCTACGTCCTCATCGGCCTCATGTGGGCGGTGAGCGGACTGTCCGTCCTGCCGGACCTGCTGATCCTTGTGGAAACAAAACCGTTGCAGTACTTTTACTCCACAGTTCTGTGTTTCAGAGACATTGTGTTCAGCAGCCAGCTCAGCGCAGAGAAGAGAAACATCTCAAACGCTGTTTCCCTGGTCCTGGTCTGGTTTACTCTTTTCTTCACGTATTTCAGAATCCTGTTTGCTGCCAAAGGAGCAGCAGCGGACAACAAAAAGGCCAGAAACACCATCCTCCTCCACGGCTTCCAGCTGCTCCTGTCCATGCTGAACTATGTCAGACCGCTGTTTGAGCAGGGTCTGCTCCTCCTGTGGCCAAATGACTACCCTCACATCGCCTTCGCTTCCTTTACCATGGTCCAGATCTTGCCGAGGTTCGTTAGTCCCATCATCTACGGCCTCAGAGACAAGACCTTCAGGAAGTGCGCGAGAGGCTACCTGCTCTGTGAATGCAGCTCAGCCCGTGCTTCACAAGACGCTGCCACCTCAACCACTAAACCCACCCTGAAACTGAAGATCTTCCTGCATTTCCTCCACAGATGTGCAGCATCCCAGAATACACAGCAGAAAGCTGCATGA